A window of Sagittula sp. P11 genomic DNA:
GGCGTGTCGCCGCGCGAATTCCTGGCCGGGCGCAGGCTCGATGGATTACGGGCCGAACTGGAAAGCGCGGAGGCGGATCGCTCCGTCTCGGACATCGCGTCCGACTGGGGCTTCGTGAACCTCGGCGCGCTGGCCGGGCGTTATCGCGAACGCTTTGGCGAGCTGCCGTCGCACACCCGCGCGCGCGCCATCACTGGCCGCAAGCCGGACTGAACAACGCTTCCGAAACCGGACACTCCCTGCCGCTCACGGACAGAAAGCCGCCCGAGGGGGCGGTACGCTTTGGCCATGGGAAAACCCTAAGGGAGGACACTATGAAGGATCTCAAGGCCAATTGCGACGCCGTGCTGTCGCGCGTGACAAGCGGTAGCCCCCGCGTGCCGGGCGTGGTCGCCATGGTCACCGACCGCGACGGCGACATCTACGCCGGCAGCGCGGGCGACAGGCGTCTGGGCGACGGGGAGATGAGCCTCGACACGGTGTTTGCCATCTTCTCGACCACCAAGGCGATTGCCGGGACGACCGCCCTGCAATGCGTCGAAGAGGGGCTGCTGGACCTCGACGCGCCGGCCAAGACCTATGCCCCGGCCATCGGAAACCTGCAGGTGATCGAGGGGTTCGACGCCGATGGCAGCCCGCGTCTGCGCGCGCCGAAGTCCGACGTGACCACGCGCCAGCTGATGCTGCACACCGGCGGCTTCGGCTACGACTTCTTCAACGAGACCTACAAGCGCCTGGCCGACGAGCACGAGCAGCCCTCCGTCGTGTCCGGCACCCGGGCCGCCATCGAGACACCGCTGCTGTTCGATCCGGGCGAAAAGTGGGAATACGGCACGAACATCGACTGGGTGGGCCAAGTGGTCGAAGGCATCCGGGGCAAGCGCCTTGGCGCGGTCATGGCAGAGCGGGTCTTTGCGCCGCTCGGGATGACCGACATCGCCTTCACCCGCACCGACGACATGAAGGCGCGGACCGCGACGATCCATGCGCGCGGCGAGGACGGCAGCCTGTCGCCCATGGACGGCTTCGCGCTGCCCGACAACCCGGAGGTCGACATGGGCGGCCACGGTCTGTACGGCACCGTGCCGGAGTACATGAAGTTCATCCGCATGTGGCTGAACGACGGCGCCGGTCCCAACGGACGCGTGCTGAAGCCCGAGACCGTCGATTGGGCGGTGAAGGGCGCGCTGGTGCCGCCGCAGAAGGTGACCATGTTGCCCGGCGTCATCCCCTCGCTGTCGAACGACGCAGAGTTCTTCCCGGGTCTCGGCAAGGACTGGTCCTACACCTTCATGGTCAATACCGAGACGGCGCCCACGGGTCGTCCGGCGGGCGCCATCGGCTGGGCCGGGCTGGCCAACAGCTTCTTCTGGATCGACCGCGCGGCGGGTGTCGGCGGTTACTGGGCGACCCAGATCCTGCCGTTCGGCGATCCGGTGTCGTTCCCCGGCTATCTGGATTTCGAATCCGCCGTCTACCAAGCCATCGCCGCCGCAAAGGCCGCCTGAGCGCGCTTTCGGACCGTCCGGAAATGTCAGCGGGGGGCGGCGCGTCGCCCCCCGCTTTTTTCATGGCCTTTGGGAGGAGGAGCGATGAAAGACCTGATCACTTTCGAAACCCTGCCGAACTGGGTGCCGGGCCGCCTGCTGCTGGCCAGCGACGGGCTTGGCTGGAAAAACGTGGCACTCCGGTCCTACCACTACGAGGGACAGGACGTGACCGTGCCCGCGATGCGGGACTTCATGCTTGTCGGCTACAGGTCAGGAGTAACCCCGATGCAGCGCCGGTTCGACGGGCGCTGGACGAAGGAGACGCTGGGCCCCGGGGCGGTGTCGCTGCTGACCCGCGCGCAACAGGTGTCGTGGAACTGGGTGGAGCCCATCGACGTGACCCATGTCTACCTGTCCGGCGCACTGGTGGCCGAGGTCGCGAGCGAGGTGCTCGACTGCACCGTGACCGACGTCGCGCTGGCCGATATCCTGCGCACCGAGGACCCGGTAATGATACACGCCATGTCCGCAATCGCCGAAGAGGCACAGACGCGGGATCTTGGCGGCGCCCTCTATGTCGACAGCGTGGCCCGCGGGCTGATCGTCCACCTGTTGCGGCGCTACGCCATGGTACGGACACCGCCGGAGAGTGACGCGGGCGGACTGTCCCGCACCCAGCAGGCGCGCATCCTCGAATACATCGACGCAGGGCTTTCGCAGTCGCTGGACCTGACCGGCATGGCCGAGGCGCTGTCTCTGACACCATGCCTCTTTGCCCGCCAGTTCCGCCGCAGCTTCGGCTTGCCACCCTACGCCTTCGTCAAAGCGCGGCGGCTGGAGCGCGCCCGGCATCTGCTGGCCCGCACCACCCTGCCGATCAAGGCGGTGGCGGCGGATTGCGGCTTTTCCGACCAGGCGCACCTGACGCGCCTGTTCTCTGCCGCCTACGACGTGACGCCCGCCGTCTTCCGGCGGCAGGCGTCCTAGTCTGCCAATACGGCCTATGCGGGCTCCGGGCAGGGCAAGACTTGCGCCTGCCCTGCCCGGTCGCGCTCACTCTGCCGCTTCGACTTCCGGCGTCTTCGACATGGCGAAGCCTTCGTAGCCGTTCTGCGCGATCTCCTGGCACTTCTTCCGGTAAGTCCCGACGCCGCCGGTGTAGGACAGCACCCGCCGCGGTTTGCCCGCCACGTTGGAGCCGGTGTACCACGAGTCCGTCTTCGAGATCAGCGTGGCATTGGCCGTCTCGTCATGGTGCGCGACCCAGGCGTCCTCTGCCTCTGCCGTCGGTTCGATCACCGTGGCACCCGCGGCACGCACTGCCTTGATGCAGTCGGTGATCCATTCCGTCTGCTGCTGAAGGCAGGTGGTCATGTTGCACAGCGCCGCCGAGGGCGCGAGCGGCGCGCCGGTCATGAACAGGTTGGGGAAACCGTGCTTCTGGATGCCAAGCGTGGTGCGGATGTCCTTCGACCATTCGTCGCGAAGCGTCATGCCGTCGCGCCCGGTGATGTCGATGCGTGTCAGCGCGCCCGACCCGGCGTCAAATCCCACGGCCATGATGATGACGTCCAGCTCGTACACCGTGCCGTCCGCCAGCTTCACGCCTTCGGGCACGATCTCGGCAATCGGGTTGTTCCGGACCGGGACGGCGGTGACGTGCTCCTGCCGGTAGACCTCGAGGTAGTTCGTCTCGAGCGGCACCCGGTGCGTGCCGAACCCGTAATCGCCGGGCTTGGGCACGAGGATGTCGATCAGCTCCGGATCCTTCAGCCGTGCCGCCATCTTTTCCCGGACGAAGGCACTGATCTCCTCGGACACCTCCTCGTCGAAGAACATCTCGCCGAAGGAGGCGAGCCACAGTTTCAGCGATCCGTCGGCGTGGGTGTCTTCGAGGATCTTGCGGCGCTGTTCCGGTGTGCAGTCGGCCCAGGCATGTTCGAAGTCGTACTCGAACCCGGTGAAGGTCACGGGCAGGTTGGTCTTCAGCTCATCCCAGCGCGCCTTGTAGGCGGCGGCCTCGGCCGGGCCGTACTTCGGGTTCTTCATCGGCAGCACGTATTGCGGGGTGCGCACGAAGACAGTCAGGGAGTCCACGATCGGCGCGATGGTCTGGATCACCTGGATGCCCGTGGCGCCGATGCCGATCACGCCCACGCGCTTGCCTTCGAGGTCGATGCCTTCCTTCGGGTAGCGCCCCGTATGGACGATGGTGCCCTTGAAGGTGTCCTGACCCGGAAAGCGGTCGGTCAGCGGCGCCGACAACATGCCCGTGCAGCCGATGAGGAACCGGGTGTCGAACGTCTCGCCGGTGTCGGTCTTCACGATCCAGCGGCCCGTGTCCTCGTTCCAGCGGGCCGACGTCACCTTGGCGCCGAAGGTGAAGTCCTTGCGCAGGTCCAGCCGGTCCGCGACGTAGTGCATCCAGCGCTCGATCTCCGGCTGGCCGGGGAAGCGTTCGCTCCACGTCCAGTCCTTGTAGAGCTTCTCGTCGAACAGGTACTGGTAGATGTAACTCTCGGAGTCGAACTTCGCCCCCGGGTAGCGGTTCCAGTACCATGTGCCGCCGACGTCGGTGCCCGCCTCGACGCCGTGCACGTCGAGGCCCTCCTGCCGCAGCTGGTGGAGCTGGTACAGCCCCGCCACGCCCGCGCCGATCACCAATGCGTCCAGTTTCCGTGTCATCCTGTTCCTCCCTTTGGGTATCCTTGCCGGATGGCCCCTCCCGGCCAGCCGATCCACAAAGGCTAGGCGTCCCCTGCCCCGAGGGTCTTGAACGTTCCTGACGCGCCTTTGAACGAAAGCCGCAACAGCCTGACACATGACGTGAAGCCGCCCGGCTTCCGCAGGGCGCCGCCTCGTGTTAGCGATCACCTGACGGATTTTAGGAAGGGTTTGGCCATGCCATACGACGCGGTGATCTTCGATCTGGACGGCACGCTTCTGGACACCGAACGCCTGGCTTTCGAGGCCGCCCGCCGCGCCAGCTCCCGCTTCGGCCCGCCCATGACCGAGACCTTCTTCCGCACGCTAATCGGTGGCGACATGGCATCGACCAACGCCCGGCTCGCCGCCGAATACGGCGCCCACCGGATGGCCGAGTTCGACGCCGCCTGGGATGAGGAACACGACAACCTGCTGGTCGCGGGGATGCCCCTGAAACCCACGGTGCACGCGCTCCTCGACCTGATCGAGGGGATGGGGCTGCCCCGTGCGGTGGCCACGTCGTCGGGCCGCGCCAGCGCCGACCGCAAGCTCCTGGCGGCGGATCTGACCCACCGCTTCACCACCGTCGTGACGCGCAATTGCGTGACCCGGCCCAAGCCCGATCCGGAGCCCTACCTCACCGCCGCAGCCCGTCTGAACGTGGCGCCCGAGCGGTGCCTCGCCTTCGAGGACAGCACGCCCGGCGCCCGCGCCGCACGCGCCGCCGGGATGACCGTTGTCGTGGTGCCGGACATCGCGCTGGTCGAGGACGGCCATGCCCACCACACCGCCACCGACCTGCTGAGCGGGGCGCGCATGGCCGGGCTGGGCTGAGCCCCAAGGGCAGCCGTCACCCCGCCTTGCGGCACACGATCTGAACAGGATGGGTCCGGCGCTCCGCGATGTTGCGGGCCGCGTTGCGGACGATCTGCGGTGCCTGCCGGCCCAGCAGGATGTGCACGCCGAACACGGGAACCTGCCCCTTCTCCGCCATCTCGATGGCCTTGTTATAGCCCGCCAGGTACTTCTCGCCGGTGTCGGTCACGTCGATCCCGGTAAAGCCGGCCGCCGCGAGCAGGGCCACCGTGTCGTCGGGGCGCATCAGGTAGGCGCCGCTGCCATCTTCAGACCACGGCAGCGGGTGGTGCGGATCGCCCACAGGTCCCAGCCCGTGTTCCGTGATCGCGAAGAAGGCCCCGGGTTTCAGCACGCGGAACGCCTCGCGGAAGAACCCGGCGCGATCCGGCACGTTCATCGTGACGTGCTGGCTGTATCCCCCGTCAAACCGTTCATCCTCGAAGGGCAGCGCCTGTCCGTCGCCATGCACGCAGGTGACGCGGCCCGTCATCCCGACCAGATCGGTCAGCCTGTTCGCCGCCTCGACGAAGGGGGCGGTGATGTCGATGCCCTCAACATGGCAGCCGAAGCGCTGCGCGAGGTAGCGCGCCGGGCCACCGATGCCGCTGCCGATGTCGACGATCCTCTGGCCTTCGCGGATGGGCAGCGCCTCTGCCAGATCCTGCGTGGCCGGAAAGCCGCGGGCGTGGAAGTGGTCGACCGGGGCGAGCTGTTCGATGGTCACTGTCTCGGGGTCCATCCCGGCAGCCTTCATGGTCTCGACGATCTTGCCGTAGACGTCCCCGGTGCCCCAGTGGTCCGAGATATTCTGACTGTCCGCCATGCGCGCCTCCCTCTGACGTTGGGGAAGCTTACGGTCAGTTGGCCCGATGTGGCAACGCCGTTGCCGGACGCTTTCCGGTCAACCAGCCAGCCGGGCTGCCCCATGGGGCAAACACACTGGCCTGCGCGATGCGGGCGGTCGCTCAGATCCTCGCCTGGTACAGCCTGACCTTCAGCCCGCCAAAGGCCACCTGCGGCCCGGCGTCGAGGTCCAGCCCGGTGGCCTTGGCGAGACCTCCGTCCGAAGTCACCATACCCAGCCGCCATCCGCCGAACCGCTCCTTCAGCACCGCACCCAGCGACCCGTACAGCCCGAACAGCAGCTTCCGGTCGCCGATCCGCGCGCCGTAGGGCGGGTTGACCATAACCAGTCCCGGCGGCCCATCGGGGCGTTCTAGGGCGCTGACCGGCGCGCGGGAGAAAGTGCAGACCCCGGACACGCCGGCGCGCTCCGCGTTGGCCGCGCTGCCACGGATGGCCCCGTCGTCGCGGTCGGCGCCGAAGAACCGACAGTCCGTAGGCCGGGCTTCCAGGCCGGCATCGCTGCGGATCGCGCCATAGGCCTTGGCATCGAACGTCGGGAAGGCCTCGAAGGCGAACCCCCGCGCACGGCCCGGCGCCAGCCCCAGCGCGATCTCCGCCGCCTCGATCACGAAGGTCCCTGAACCGCACATGGGGTCGACCACCGTTTCGGTCCCGCGATACCCGGCCGCCCTCAAAAAGCACGCCGCCAGCGTCTCGCGCAGGGGGGCCTTGCCGACTGCCTCCTTGTAGCCGCGCCGATGCAACAGCTCGCCGGAGGTGTCGAGCGACACGGTCACGAGGTCGTCCTCGATCCGCACCATCACACGGAAGGTCCCTTCGGCCCCGACCTTCAGCCCGGCCACCTCCATCGCACCGGCCACGCGCGAACGCGCCGCGCGGTCGTGATAGATCTTCGACGCGCGGCAGGTCACGTCGACCCGCACGTCGGCGCCCTTGGGGAGATAGGCGGCCCAATCCACCTTCTTCGCGCGCTTGTCGAGCTGGGCCAGGTGAAAGGCGCGGAACTCGGCGATGCGGATCAGCACGCGCGACGCCCCGCGCAGGCAGAGGTTCGCCCGCCAGACGTCGGGCCAGCCGCCGCTTGTCACGACGCCGCCCGCAACGGCCTCAGGCGCGGCGAATCCCTGCTCCGCTGCCTCCTCTGCCAGCAGGGTTTCCAGCCCGGGCGGGGCGCTCAGGAATATCTCGAAAGGCGTGTCCATGTCCCCGCTCTTACCGGTTCCGGCCCGCCTGTCCACAGGGTTTCGCAGAACAGGCCCGGGATCGGAGGGGTCGCGCGGGCCTCCGGTCGCCACGTCTCCGCACGTCGACCGGCGGGCGGGCCGCAACCCTTGCAATCCGCGGCGCGAACCCCTAAATGAGCGGTCGAGAGGTTGTGCGGGCAGGCGCCTCGCCAACCCGGTCAGGTCCGGAAGGAAGCAGCCGTAACGAGCCCCGCTTGGGTCGTTGCAATCTCTCACCAGAAAGCCCCGGCCCCGCGCCGGGGCTTTTGCTTTTCCGGATCGTGACGCCAATGGCGTGCGGTCCCGGATCAACGCTCCGGATGACGGACAAACTTAGCCGCGCCGCGCGTTGCGGCCTTCGCCCAATCCATCTGATCGGGCGTCCCCTCTGCCTCCGGACACACGCTCTTCAGCCGTTCCTCGGCCTCGTCGGGGGCTTCGCCCGCCTCGATCATCAGGCGCAGCACGGCCATGCCGCAGCGCCCGCCGCCGTTCCGGCTGTTCACAAGAACCCGCCCGCCGCCCAGCAGCGCACGCCGCGCCTGTTCCGACACGGAAGGCCAGGTCTCCATCTGGCTGGCGCTCGGCCTGTCCCCCGGCCCGATCGCAAGGTGCACCCAGCGCGTGCCCTTGTCC
This region includes:
- a CDS encoding class I SAM-dependent methyltransferase gives rise to the protein MADSQNISDHWGTGDVYGKIVETMKAAGMDPETVTIEQLAPVDHFHARGFPATQDLAEALPIREGQRIVDIGSGIGGPARYLAQRFGCHVEGIDITAPFVEAANRLTDLVGMTGRVTCVHGDGQALPFEDERFDGGYSQHVTMNVPDRAGFFREAFRVLKPGAFFAITEHGLGPVGDPHHPLPWSEDGSGAYLMRPDDTVALLAAAGFTGIDVTDTGEKYLAGYNKAIEMAEKGQVPVFGVHILLGRQAPQIVRNAARNIAERRTHPVQIVCRKAG
- a CDS encoding HAD family phosphatase, translating into MPYDAVIFDLDGTLLDTERLAFEAARRASSRFGPPMTETFFRTLIGGDMASTNARLAAEYGAHRMAEFDAAWDEEHDNLLVAGMPLKPTVHALLDLIEGMGLPRAVATSSGRASADRKLLAADLTHRFTTVVTRNCVTRPKPDPEPYLTAAARLNVAPERCLAFEDSTPGARAARAAGMTVVVVPDIALVEDGHAHHTATDLLSGARMAGLG
- a CDS encoding protein phosphatase, giving the protein MHAWPVGGGIVAISPLPGAGGDYRGDLEHLASWRPAIVLSLVTPGELVDAGAMNLGQNIQDKGTRWVHLAIGPGDRPSASQMETWPSVSEQARRALLGGGRVLVNSRNGGGRCGMAVLRLMIEAGEAPDEAEERLKSVCPEAEGTPDQMDWAKAATRGAAKFVRHPER
- a CDS encoding helix-turn-helix domain-containing protein — translated: MKDLITFETLPNWVPGRLLLASDGLGWKNVALRSYHYEGQDVTVPAMRDFMLVGYRSGVTPMQRRFDGRWTKETLGPGAVSLLTRAQQVSWNWVEPIDVTHVYLSGALVAEVASEVLDCTVTDVALADILRTEDPVMIHAMSAIAEEAQTRDLGGALYVDSVARGLIVHLLRRYAMVRTPPESDAGGLSRTQQARILEYIDAGLSQSLDLTGMAEALSLTPCLFARQFRRSFGLPPYAFVKARRLERARHLLARTTLPIKAVAADCGFSDQAHLTRLFSAAYDVTPAVFRRQAS
- a CDS encoding NAD(P)/FAD-dependent oxidoreductase, whose product is MTRKLDALVIGAGVAGLYQLHQLRQEGLDVHGVEAGTDVGGTWYWNRYPGAKFDSESYIYQYLFDEKLYKDWTWSERFPGQPEIERWMHYVADRLDLRKDFTFGAKVTSARWNEDTGRWIVKTDTGETFDTRFLIGCTGMLSAPLTDRFPGQDTFKGTIVHTGRYPKEGIDLEGKRVGVIGIGATGIQVIQTIAPIVDSLTVFVRTPQYVLPMKNPKYGPAEAAAYKARWDELKTNLPVTFTGFEYDFEHAWADCTPEQRRKILEDTHADGSLKLWLASFGEMFFDEEVSEEISAFVREKMAARLKDPELIDILVPKPGDYGFGTHRVPLETNYLEVYRQEHVTAVPVRNNPIAEIVPEGVKLADGTVYELDVIIMAVGFDAGSGALTRIDITGRDGMTLRDEWSKDIRTTLGIQKHGFPNLFMTGAPLAPSAALCNMTTCLQQQTEWITDCIKAVRAAGATVIEPTAEAEDAWVAHHDETANATLISKTDSWYTGSNVAGKPRRVLSYTGGVGTYRKKCQEIAQNGYEGFAMSKTPEVEAAE
- a CDS encoding serine hydrolase, coding for MKDLKANCDAVLSRVTSGSPRVPGVVAMVTDRDGDIYAGSAGDRRLGDGEMSLDTVFAIFSTTKAIAGTTALQCVEEGLLDLDAPAKTYAPAIGNLQVIEGFDADGSPRLRAPKSDVTTRQLMLHTGGFGYDFFNETYKRLADEHEQPSVVSGTRAAIETPLLFDPGEKWEYGTNIDWVGQVVEGIRGKRLGAVMAERVFAPLGMTDIAFTRTDDMKARTATIHARGEDGSLSPMDGFALPDNPEVDMGGHGLYGTVPEYMKFIRMWLNDGAGPNGRVLKPETVDWAVKGALVPPQKVTMLPGVIPSLSNDAEFFPGLGKDWSYTFMVNTETAPTGRPAGAIGWAGLANSFFWIDRAAGVGGYWATQILPFGDPVSFPGYLDFESAVYQAIAAAKAA
- a CDS encoding class I SAM-dependent RNA methyltransferase, with protein sequence MDTPFEIFLSAPPGLETLLAEEAAEQGFAAPEAVAGGVVTSGGWPDVWRANLCLRGASRVLIRIAEFRAFHLAQLDKRAKKVDWAAYLPKGADVRVDVTCRASKIYHDRAARSRVAGAMEVAGLKVGAEGTFRVMVRIEDDLVTVSLDTSGELLHRRGYKEAVGKAPLRETLAACFLRAAGYRGTETVVDPMCGSGTFVIEAAEIALGLAPGRARGFAFEAFPTFDAKAYGAIRSDAGLEARPTDCRFFGADRDDGAIRGSAANAERAGVSGVCTFSRAPVSALERPDGPPGLVMVNPPYGARIGDRKLLFGLYGSLGAVLKERFGGWRLGMVTSDGGLAKATGLDLDAGPQVAFGGLKVRLYQARI